A genome region from Christensenella minuta includes the following:
- the thiI gene encoding tRNA uracil 4-sulfurtransferase ThiI, producing MILLVRYGEIHLKGQNRPHFESLQLKAIKRALKAFPNAVTQKGYGRFYVTGLTEEEMPRAVEAVVKVFGLHSVSPAVEMEKDIGAMGEEVIRLVRDYMAKKGLQKATFKVQAKRADKRFPLSSMQLAAELGGRILEAVPGLAVDVHTPDFNVYVEVREQCYGYVDVIPGAGGMPQHSNGRAMLLLSGGIDSPVAGYMVAKRGVEINAVHYHSFPYTSEAAKQKVIDLAKTVSEYAGKIHLNVVSFTDIQMQIYEKCPHEMLVIIMRRFMMRIAQKLAEKCGAQAIVTGESIGQVASQTMESIYVTNSVTSMPVFRPLIGMDKIDIINIAEKIGTYETSILPYEDCCTVFVPKHPLTRPHLDRIVEAESILDIDALVGAAVESAERISIG from the coding sequence ATGATATTATTGGTTCGATATGGAGAAATACACCTGAAAGGCCAGAACAGGCCGCATTTTGAATCGCTGCAATTAAAAGCCATCAAGCGTGCGCTGAAGGCGTTCCCAAACGCGGTCACGCAAAAGGGCTATGGCCGCTTTTATGTGACGGGCCTTACGGAAGAAGAAATGCCGCGCGCGGTTGAAGCGGTCGTCAAGGTGTTCGGTCTGCATTCCGTCTCGCCCGCTGTGGAGATGGAAAAGGATATCGGCGCTATGGGTGAGGAGGTGATTCGCCTTGTACGGGATTATATGGCTAAAAAAGGTCTCCAAAAGGCGACATTCAAGGTGCAGGCGAAGCGCGCGGACAAACGCTTCCCGCTTTCATCCATGCAGCTTGCGGCCGAACTCGGCGGGCGAATCCTTGAAGCGGTTCCCGGCCTTGCCGTAGACGTGCACACCCCGGATTTTAACGTATATGTCGAGGTGCGCGAGCAGTGCTATGGTTATGTGGATGTTATCCCCGGAGCGGGCGGCATGCCCCAGCATTCAAACGGGCGCGCCATGCTCCTGCTGTCGGGCGGTATAGACAGCCCGGTTGCGGGCTATATGGTCGCTAAGCGCGGCGTGGAGATCAATGCCGTGCATTATCACAGCTTTCCGTATACCAGCGAAGCCGCCAAGCAAAAAGTGATTGACCTTGCAAAGACCGTTTCGGAATATGCCGGGAAGATTCACCTGAACGTCGTAAGCTTCACGGACATCCAGATGCAGATTTACGAGAAGTGCCCGCATGAAATGCTGGTTATTATCATGCGCCGGTTCATGATGCGCATTGCGCAGAAGCTCGCTGAGAAATGCGGCGCGCAGGCGATCGTCACGGGCGAGAGCATCGGCCAGGTCGCGAGCCAGACGATGGAGAGCATCTACGTCACGAACAGTGTGACGAGCATGCCCGTGTTCCGTCCGCTGATCGGTATGGATAAGATCGATATCATCAATATCGCGGAAAAGATCGGTACCTATGAGACCTCGATCCTGCCGTATGAGGATTGCTGCACGGTATTCGTGCCCAAACATCCGCTCACGCGTCCGCATCTCGACCGCATCGTGGAAGCGGAGAGCATACTTGATATCGACGCATTGGTTGGCGCCGCTGTGGAAAGCGCGGAACGCATCAGCATCGGCTGA